In the genome of Streptomyces lydicus, the window GCCCAGTGTGTCGTGCATGTCCCGGGAGAAGCGCAGCCGCTCCTCGGCCACCGCGGCCCGCGCCAATGCACGCCGGGTGCAGCGGAGTTCGGCATTGAGATCGAGGATACGGCGATAGGTCGTCATGGCCAGGCCGACCGCGGTGGTCATCACCGCCAGCGCGGTGGTATCCGCTCCGGTCCGGCCCGCCACGAAGACGGCCAGCGCTGCCGAGGTGGCGAGCGCGGGGAGGGTCAGCCTGGCGGGTACGGCCACCGCGGCGGTCGCTGACAGATACGGCAGCAGAATGGTCCAGTCCTTGCCGAGCCACAGCGGGAGCGCCACGGACAGCGCCGCGAGCGGAACCAGCAAGGCGAACCGGAACCGCTGGTCGAGCCGGGCGGAGTGGTAGGACCAGGCGAGCATCACCTGGGAGGCCGCGAAGAGGACCAGGGCGCAGGCGGCCGCCAGGACGGTGACGAGCGGACTGTCCGAGGCGGAGAGCGAGGGGACCAGGCCGAACAGGGGAATGAGTCCGACCGTGGTGCCGACCACGGCGCCCCGGGAGGAGGCGGGCTCCCCCGGCCCGCCCGCGGTCTTCACCCCCGGGCCGAAGCGCAGGCTCATGAACGTCCCCTCCCGCCGCGCCGCGCCAGGACCGCGTCGTGCAGCATTCTCAGTCTATTCTCCGGCCTGTCATGGCCGGGTCGTCGTCCACGGCAGACAGCGGGCGGCGGAGCGGCGCCCGTACTCCGGCCCCGCGTGGCGGCACTGTCCACGGTGAACGCCGGCACGGCGCCCATGCTCCGGTCCCTCGCACCGCCCCTCGCCCCGCCCCTGTCGCGGCTCAACGCGTCACCTCCCGCCGGAAGGCAAAGCCGGCCAACAGCGCGAAGCCCACCGTCCAGCCCCCCAGCACGGCAAGGTCCGACAGCTCCGACATACGGGATGCCCCACCCTCCAGGAGGGCCTGACTGAGGTGGACCCAGTGATTGGTGGGCAGCGCCTCGGACACGTGTTGGAGGGATTCAGGGAACAGCCGTGCCGGTACCCACAGCCCGCCCAGCGCGGACATGCCGATGACGCAGGCCATGACGGTGGGACCGCTGGTGGTGGGCGAGACGAGGAAACCCAGGGCCATGCCCAGCAGGGCGAAGGGCAGGCTGCCCAGCCAGGTGATCGCGCCGATCTCCAGCCACTGGGCAGCGCTCAGCCGGATGCCGTGTGCCGTCCCGCCGATCAGGAAGACGGCGAGCAGCGAGAGCAGAGAGAGCAGCAGGCCGCTGCCCCCCTTGCCGATGACTATCTGCGTCGCGCGCAGCGGAGTGGTACGCAGCTGTGCGGCCCAGCCGATGTTCCGGTCGAGTGCGATGTTGACCCCGTTGGTGAGGGTCACCATCAGCACTCCATGACAGGCCATACCGGCCATGACCGCGGCATCCGGGGCGTACCCGGCCCCCGGAGCGCCCGGACCGCCGACCGTGGAGAACATCAGGTACAGCAGCGCCGGCATCGCCACGGTGAGAACCACGAACTTCGGATCGCGGCGCAACCGCCGCAGTTCGAAGCGGAGGTAATGGCGCGTCAGCATCAGTGCTTCACCTCCTGTACGGCCTGGTGAGCGGTCCCGGTGGTGAGCGCGCGGAAGGCCTCTTCGAGGCTGCTCCCGGACAGTTCGAGATCGCGGGCCGCGAAGTCGCCGGACAGCACGGCGTGGACGGTTGCGTCCGAGTCGGTCGTGTACAGCCGGACCCTGTCGTGCCGCCGCTCCACGCCGCAGACGCCGGGCAGTAACTCCACTCCGGCCGGCGGCGGACCGTCCGTGCGGAAGCTGACCGTGCGTCTGCCCACCGTCCGCTTGATCTCCTCGCCGGTTCCTTCGGCCAGGATCCTGCCCCGGTTCATCACCACGATCCGGTCGGCCGCGGCGTCGGCCTCCTCCAGGTAATGGGTGGAGAAGAGCACGCTACGGCCGCGCTCGGCCCAGCTCCTGATGCCTTCCCAGAACCGCGCCCGGGCCTCGACGTCCATGGCGGCCGTCGGCTCGTCGAGCACGAGCAGGCCGGGCGCGCCCGCGGCCGCGAAGGCGAAGCGCACCCGCTGCAGCTGACCGCCCGACAGCCGGTCCACACGTCGGCTCAACAGGCCTCCTATATCGGCCACTTCGGTCAGCTCGCTCAGTAACGCGGGCCGTGGATAGAGCCGTCGTGCCAGCTCCAGAACCTCGCGGACCTTGGCACTGGCGGGAAAGGCCCCGTCCTGCCGCATCGCCCCGACCAGCCCGGCCCGTACGGCCGCATCGGGTGCCTTGCCGAACACCTCGACCCGCCCGTGGTCCGGACGCAGCAGGCCCAGAAGCATGTCGATCAACGTGGACTTCCCCGACCCGTTGGGGCCGAGCAGCGCGGTGATCCTGCCCCGGCCCACCGACAACTCCAGCCCGTCGACCGCCTTCACCTGATGAAAACTCTTGGACACGCCGGAGAACTCCGCCGCGTGATCTGTGATCGTCTGTGACATGCCTGCACGCTAAGTTCCCGGCACTCCCCGGCGGCAGAGGCACCGGCCCCCCATTCTTCGGGACATTTGTCCTGGTGAAGGGAGGTGGCCGGGAAGCTCCGTTACTGCCGGCAGGCGCGCCCCGGCCGGCGCTGCGGCCCACGGGTACGCCGTTCAGCAGACTTCACGGCACGGGATCGATCCGGTCTCGCGGCCGTGCGACGTGGTGAGGGCAGTCTCTGCTGCGGGGGCGTCCGTCGGTGTGGGGTCAACCGCCATCGTGGGGTCGAGCGCCCTCGTGGGGCCAACCGCCATCGTGGGATCGAGCGCCACGTCCGTTGAGACGGTACCGCGGCCGCCGGACGGAGCCGTGGTGCGCGAGCCGCCGGTCAGGATGCTGACGGTGTTGGCCGTCACGATGGCCGCGATGGCCAGCCAGTCGATGCCTTGCAGGGTCTGGTTCAGGACGACGAGGCCGACGAGCGCCGCAAGGACGGGATTGACGCTCATGAAGACGCCGAAGAAGCGGGCGGGGACCCGGCGCAGCGCGAGCAGATCGGCGAGGAACGGGACGGCCGAGGAGAGGAGGCCCGCGACGGCCGCGTATCCGACGGCGCTCGCGCTGGGGTGGTGGTCGGCGAGCACGGCGATTCCGACGGGTAGGTACAGCAGGGCGGAGACACCGGCGGCCGCGGCCGAGCCTTCGGCGCCCGGCAGCCGGGCGCCGACGAGCCGGTTGAGCAGGATGTAGGACGCCCAGCACACGGCGGCGAGCAGGCCCAGCGCGACACCCGTGTAGTCGGTGGCCGGCTGCGGGCGGGTCAGCAGGACGACCGCGGCACCGGCGACGAGGGCGCACAGCAGGTCCGCCAGGCGGCGGGAGGCGGCCAGTGCCACGGCCAGCGGCCCGAGGAATTCAAGGGTCACCGCGAGGCCCAGGCCGATGCGGTCGATCGCCGTGTAGAGGGACAGGTTCATCGTGGCGAACACCGCCGCCAGGCACAGCACCGGCCACCACTGCCGCCAGGTGAACGCGCGCAGCCTCGGCCGCCCCACCGCCAGCAGGACGAGTCCGGCCACCCACTGCCGTACGGCCACCACGCCCGCCGGTCCGATCACCGGAAACGCCAGCGCTCCGGTCGCGGCACCGATCTGATTGGACAGCCCGCTGGCGAACATCATCGCCACCCCCGCCGCACGGCCCGGGTGCGCCGCCGGTCCCCCGCCGGCGACCTCGGGGTGCCACCGGCCTTCAGTGCTCTTTCCCATGCACCGAGCATCCGGCCGGACCCATCCATACGTAAAATGCATGCACGTACTCATCGATGCGCCGTGGTTATGGATCTGGACAATGGAACTGCGACATCTGCGCTGTCTGGTGGCGATCGTCGACGCCGGTGGCTTCACCGATGCCGCCATCGATCTCGGCATCTCCCAGGCGGCGGTGTCCCGCACGCTCGGTTCGCTGGAGGACTCCCTGGGGGTACGGCTGTTGCACCGCACCAGCAGGAACGTCCTCCCCACCACCGCCGGCGTCCAGGTGCTGGCGCGCGCCCGCACGGTGCTCGCCGAGGCCGACAACCTCATCCGCGAAGCCACCACCGGCCACACCCGGCTGCGCATCGGCCACGCATGGTCGGCCATGGGCCGGCACACCGCCGAGTACCAGCGTCGTTGGGCCGCCCGCCACCCCGACGTCGAGCTGCATCTGGTCCGCACCAACTCGCCCACCGGCGGCCTGGCGGAGGGCTTGTGCGACCTGGCCGTGGTGCGTACCGCCTTCGATGACGCGCGCTTCGCCAGTGCCGTCGTCGGGCGGGAACGCCGCTACTGCGCCATGGCCGACGACGACCCCTGGGTCACCCGCCGCTCCATCGCCCTGGCCGACATCCGCGAACGCACCCTCCTCATCGACCGGCGCACCGGCACCACCACGGCCGACCTGTGGCCCGCGTCCGCGCGTCCCGTCGTGGAATACACCCAGGACATCGATGACTGGCTCGCGCTGATCACCACGGGCCGCAGCGTCGGGATCACCCCCGAGAGCACCGTCAACCAGTACCGGCGCGACGGGATCGTCTTCCGGCGGCTACGCGATGCCACGCCCATCGCGGTCCACCTCATCTGGCGACGCCAAGACCCGCATCCGGCGACCCACGCTGCCGTGGCCCTGCTGACCGACCTCTATCAACGGGGGAAGTGAAGGGCTGTGCGCCGCCCCGGTAGTGCTGTGCTGCGCCGGCCCCGGCAGTACCACGTGCTGCACGGCCGGGTGCTCTGCACGACCGGCTCCTCCCCGCCCTCCCCCGCCCCCTCGAAACCGGACAGACAGCCATGACGGAACCCACTGCCGCCCGGCAGGAACAGGTCGCGGCCCTCGGGCCCTTCTTCGCCTTCGAGACGCACCCGGCAGCGTCGGAACTCGCCCCTCCCTGGCGCACGTTGAGCGAGGTGACGCGGGAGGAGAGCGGCGTTTTGCGGGAGCGTGTCACCGCGGTACGTGCCTCGCTTGCCGCCCGCAGCGGCAGACCGCCCGAGGCCGTCGAACTGCGGGTGGCCGCGTCCGTGGCACAGCTGGGTCTGGTGGCACGGGTCCTCTCACCGATGCTCGGCCTGGCCACCCTGCACGGCCTGCGCCTGCCCTCACGACCGCCCGCCCTGGACGAGCTGAGGTGGCACTCCGGCCTCGGTGGCGCGTTCGCCCTGTCGCTGCCGCGAGAGACGGTGGCCTCCATCGCCGCCGGTGCCGCCCATTGCGGCTCCGGCTCCGAAGCCGAATCCCATGACGACGCCCGTACCCGGCCCCGGGCCGACACCTACGCCTGCGCCTCCCCCTACGCGGATGCCGACCCCCACACCGACGCATACGCCGACGCCGACACCGACGCCGTAGAGCAATTGCTCGACGGGCCGATCCGCGAACTGGTCGACGCCGCAGCGCCCTTCTCGGTCTCCCCGCGCATCCTGTGGGGCAATGTGGCCTCGGCCGTGAACGGCGCGGCCGCGGGCATGGTGGCCGCGGCACCGGCCCTGGCGCGCCCGGCCCGCACAGCGGCCCTGCTGTTCCTGAGCCGGCCGCAGCTCCGGGACACCCACACCCTGGACACCCACAACGGGCGCTTCCGGCGGCGGAGTTACGCGACCCTAAGAGCCGTCCCACTCCCCGTCCCACTCCTCCCGGCCGGCAGCGCCCCACTCCCGTATTACCGGGCTTGAAGGAACTCCCGGGCCCCACGCAGCCGTGTGTGTAAGCGTCTCTGGGTGGCACTGCTGTCGAGGCGGACGTCGAGTGCCCCGGGCACTTGGCTGTCGGCCCGACGTCCGGCAGGCAGCAGGCGTGCGTCGAGTCCGTCACGTTGAGCGATGAGAACGCCGAGTTCGTACCGGCTGAGGGCATCGGCTCCGGCGAGGTGGAATACCCCGGCCTGGTCGGACACTGCGAGTTGCCGCAGAGCGGAGGCCAGATCTTCGAAGTGCACCGGGCAGCGGATGTCATCGGTGAACAGGACACCGTCGTGTGCATCGGCAGCCAGGGCATGGACCAGTCGCTCGTGCACGGATGTGCCGTACCCGATGATCAACGAAGTGCGTGCGACCGCGGCGGCCGGCGCCAGAAGCCGCACGGCCGTCTCGGCGGTGGCCTTGGCCGCGCCATACGGGGTGACCGGGTCGGGCAAGCAGGTCTCGTCGTAGTGAATCCGCGAACCGGAGAACACCGCGTCGCTGGAGACGTGGACCAGTCGGCAACCGCGTTTCGCCGCGGCCATCGCCAGGCGGATCGCGCCCTCGGCCGTGACCGCCCAGTCGCCGTTTCCACTGGTTGCGTTGATGACGGCACCGGGGTCAACCGCGGCCAGCACCTCGTCGATGTGGCCAGGGGCCCGAAGATCGAGCTGATGCCACAAAGCCCCGGGGATGGTTCCTGGGCGGGAGCAGTACGTTGCGGCTGTCTCCCAGCCCGCGGCCGTCGCCTGGCGCACGAGCTCCGTCCCCAGGAACCCGCTGCCGCCGATGATCAGGACCTTCATGGCGCCCCACGGTAGGGCAGCCCGGCTCAGCTCGGGCATCTTTTGCCCAGGCATCAGCACGGCGGCGGTCGTCGAAGACCACCGCCATGTCTTGCCCAACTCCCCCCACAGGCACGTCTTTCCAGTCCGCCCAGCCCGCCGGATCCGCCCAGTCCACTGGATCCACGCAGCCGGTCCAAGGCCCCCAACGGCCCGCCCAGGTAAGCCATTCCGATCCGGTCACCGCTCCCGACCACCGCCGCTGAGCGATACGGGTAACCGTCCCGGCGCACGTATTCCCGGATCATGCAGCGGCCGGAGGGCGTGCGGAGGCGCGGGTGGGCACTGTTCGCTTCGGTCCGGGGTTTGCGCCTGCTGAATGCGAGGACGCCCCCTTTCGCGCTGTACCGAGATGATCTCCGGTCTGTTTGGCTTGGTGACGCACGGCCACTTTGTTCATCACCGGCCGCTTTGCTCACTTCTGTTCACGTCCCGGGAGGGAATGTGTCCGTACCGGACAGTGTCACCGGTTCCGCTGCCGAGGAGCCCGCTCTCGAACCATCCGCAGACAGCGCGCTCACCAGCCTCAGTACCCGGGCCGCGCGCCAGCTGGCGACCACCACCAAGTCCGAGCCCCAGATGCAGGCCATCACCTCGCGGTGGCTGCTGAAGACGCTGCCGTGGGTGGACGTCAAGGGCGGTACATACCGGGTCAACCGTCGTCTGCAACTCCGTGTCGGCCGGGGGCGTGTCCAGTTCGAGCAGAACGGTGCGGACGACATCAGGGTGATCCCGCAGACGCTCACGGAGCTGCCCGCCCTGCGTGGTTACGACGATGCCGGGGTGCTCAGCGAGCTCGCGGGCCGCTTCCGGGTCCGTGAAGTGCGGGCCGGCCAGGTGCTCTTCGAGGCAGGGCAGCCCGCCACCGAGGCGTATCTCGTCGTCCACGGCCGGTTCGTCCGCTACACCGCCGGCAAGTACGGCGAGGAGGAAGTCATCGGTGTCGTCACGGACGGCGACCAGATGGGGGACGAGGCGATCGGGCGGCCCGACCCGCTGTGGCTGAGCTCGGTGCGGGCCGAGACCTCCGGCGTGCTGATGGTGCTGCCCTGGGACGTGATCCGGGAGTTGACCGACCGGGTGCCGTCGCTGGCCGCACACCTGGCGGCGTACGCGGAGCTGCAGCAGCGTCCCGCGAACCGCCGGGGCGAGGCGGAGGTTCCGGTCGCGGCGGGGCACGTCGGCGAGCCGACGCTTTCCGGCGGCTTCGTCGACTACGACCTCGCCCCGCGCGAGTACGAACTCTCCCTGACCCAGACCGTGCTCCGGGTGCACAGCCGGGTCGCCGATCTCTACAACGAGCCCATGGACCAGACCCAGCAGCAACTCCGGCTCACCGTCGAGGAGATCCGCGAGCGCCAGGAATGGGAGATGGTCAACAACCGGGAGTTCGGGCTGCTGCACAACGCCGACTACGGCCAGCGCATCAGCACCTACACCGGCCCGCCCACCCCCGATGACATGGACGAGCTGTTGTCCATGCGCCGCAAGACGCGGCTGTTCCTGGCCCACCCGAAGGCGATCGCCGCCTTCTTCCGGCAGTGCAACAAGCGCGGTCTGGTGCCGGGGACCGCGAACGTCGACGGGCACGAGGTCCCCGCCTGGCGCGGCGTCCCGATTTTCCCGTGCGGCAAGATCCCGGTCAGCGACGCGAACACCAGCAGCATCATCGCGCTGCGCACCGGCGAGGCGGACCAGGGGGTCGTCGGTCTGTACCAGACCGGTATCCCCGAGGAGTTCCAGCCCGGCCTGAACGTCCGCTTCATGGGCGTCGACGACGCCGCCATCATCAAATACCTGGTCACCGCCTATTACTCGATGGCCATCCTCGTGCCCGACGCGGCCGGCGTCCTGGAGAACGTCCAGATCGGCCGGAGCAGCGACTGACCAGGCGGAGTACGCACCATGAGCACGTCCCCCGACACCGCCGCCGGGTTCTCGTTGCCCGGCCCGCCGAACCTCGCCCGCACCGTACGGGCCCGACGCGGCGGGGCCGTCCCCGGGCTGAGGTACCGGCCCGCCGTCCCCGCCGACCCGGAAAAGGCCAAGGAGATCGACCGCAGGCTGGAGGCCTGGGCCCGCCGGCTGGATCTCTTCCCGGACCGGTGGACCGGGGACTTCGCACAGTTCCAGGTCGGCCGGGCCGTCGTCCTGCAGCATCCCGGTGCGGCCGATCTCGAACACCTCACCGTCGCCGGTGAGTTGCTGCTGGCGGAGAACATCGTCGACAGCTGTTACTGCGAGGAGGACGAAGGCCGCGGAGCCGCGCGCCGCGGTCTGGGCGGCCGGCTGGTCATCGCCCAGTCGGCGCTCGATCCCTTCCACGGCCCCCCCGGGCTGGAGGAGGAGTGGCGCCGCGGCGTGCAGGCCGACGGGCCCCTGCGTTCGTACCACTGGGCCCTGAAGGACTACGCCGCTCTCGCCACTCCCAGCCAGACGGACCGGTTCGTCCATGACGTCGCCCGGCTGCATCTCGGCTATCTCGCCGAGGCCTCCTGGGCGGAGACCCGGCACGTACCGCGGGTCTGGGAGTACCTGGTGATGCGGCAGTTCAACAACTTCCGCCCCTGCCTGTCCCTCGTCGACGCCGTGGACGGCTACGAACTGCCCGAAGCGCTCTACGCCCGTCCCGAGGTCCAGCGGGTCACGGCGCTGGCCTGCAACGCCACGACCATCGTCAATGACCTGTACTCCTTCACCAAGGAGTTGGCGAGTGACCCGACCCACCTGAACCTGCCGCAAGTGGTGGCCGCCCACGACAAGCGCGGCCTGAAGGCCGCCTATCTGAAGAGCGTCGAGATCCACAACCAGGTCATGGAGGCGTTCGAGACGGAGTCGGCGCCGCTGGCCGCCCTCTCGCCCCTCCTCGAAAGGTACCTCCGGGGCCTGGCCGCCTGGGTCTCCGGCAACCACGAGTGGCACGCCACCAACACCGACCGCTACCAGCTGCCGAACTACTGGTAGACCGACCGATCCCGCGCAACCTCGCAAGGAGTCACCGTTGACCATCGCTCACGCCGACACCGCCCGTACACCGGTGCCGACCCAGTCCACGTACCAGTCCCGCGTCGCGGACTACTGGAACGCCGAGGAAAACCCGGTCAACCTCGAACTCGGCAAGATCGACGACCTGTACCACCACCACTACGGCATCGGGGACGCCGACTGGTCGGTGCTGGACGAGCAGGACCCGGGCCTCCGCCGCGAGCGGGTCACCGGCGAACTGCACCGGCTGGAACACGCCCAGGCCGAGCTCCTCGCCTCCCACCTCGGCGATCTCTCCCCCACCGACCGGGTCTTCGACGCCGGGTGCGGACGCGGCGGCGGCAGCGTGGTGGCGCATCTGCGCTACGGCTGCCACGCCGACGGGGCCACGATCTCCGCCAAGCAGGCCGACTTCGCCAATGCGCAGGCCCGCAAGCGCGGCATCGACGACGAGGTGCGCTACCACCACCGCAACATGCTCGACACCGGCTT includes:
- a CDS encoding SDR family oxidoreductase gives rise to the protein MKVLIIGGSGFLGTELVRQATAAGWETAATYCSRPGTIPGALWHQLDLRAPGHIDEVLAAVDPGAVINATSGNGDWAVTAEGAIRLAMAAAKRGCRLVHVSSDAVFSGSRIHYDETCLPDPVTPYGAAKATAETAVRLLAPAAAVARTSLIIGYGTSVHERLVHALAADAHDGVLFTDDIRCPVHFEDLASALRQLAVSDQAGVFHLAGADALSRYELGVLIAQRDGLDARLLPAGRRADSQVPGALDVRLDSSATQRRLHTRLRGAREFLQAR
- a CDS encoding family 2B encapsulin nanocompartment shell protein, whose product is MSVPDSVTGSAAEEPALEPSADSALTSLSTRAARQLATTTKSEPQMQAITSRWLLKTLPWVDVKGGTYRVNRRLQLRVGRGRVQFEQNGADDIRVIPQTLTELPALRGYDDAGVLSELAGRFRVREVRAGQVLFEAGQPATEAYLVVHGRFVRYTAGKYGEEEVIGVVTDGDQMGDEAIGRPDPLWLSSVRAETSGVLMVLPWDVIRELTDRVPSLAAHLAAYAELQQRPANRRGEAEVPVAAGHVGEPTLSGGFVDYDLAPREYELSLTQTVLRVHSRVADLYNEPMDQTQQQLRLTVEEIRERQEWEMVNNREFGLLHNADYGQRISTYTGPPTPDDMDELLSMRRKTRLFLAHPKAIAAFFRQCNKRGLVPGTANVDGHEVPAWRGVPIFPCGKIPVSDANTSSIIALRTGEADQGVVGLYQTGIPEEFQPGLNVRFMGVDDAAIIKYLVTAYYSMAILVPDAAGVLENVQIGRSSD
- a CDS encoding family 2 encapsulin nanocompartment cargo protein terpene cyclase, whose translation is MSTSPDTAAGFSLPGPPNLARTVRARRGGAVPGLRYRPAVPADPEKAKEIDRRLEAWARRLDLFPDRWTGDFAQFQVGRAVVLQHPGAADLEHLTVAGELLLAENIVDSCYCEEDEGRGAARRGLGGRLVIAQSALDPFHGPPGLEEEWRRGVQADGPLRSYHWALKDYAALATPSQTDRFVHDVARLHLGYLAEASWAETRHVPRVWEYLVMRQFNNFRPCLSLVDAVDGYELPEALYARPEVQRVTALACNATTIVNDLYSFTKELASDPTHLNLPQVVAAHDKRGLKAAYLKSVEIHNQVMEAFETESAPLAALSPLLERYLRGLAAWVSGNHEWHATNTDRYQLPNYW
- a CDS encoding geranyl diphosphate 2-C-methyltransferase, with amino-acid sequence MTIAHADTARTPVPTQSTYQSRVADYWNAEENPVNLELGKIDDLYHHHYGIGDADWSVLDEQDPGLRRERVTGELHRLEHAQAELLASHLGDLSPTDRVFDAGCGRGGGSVVAHLRYGCHADGATISAKQADFANAQARKRGIDDEVRYHHRNMLDTGFTSGAYAASWNNESTMYVELELLFAEHARLLRRGGRYVTITGCYNDAYGRASREVSLINAHYICDIHPRSAYFRAMARNRLVPVHVQDLTEVALPYWELRRKADHLVTGIEETFLNAYRNGSFQYLLIAADRV
- a CDS encoding ABC transporter ATP-binding protein; its protein translation is MSQTITDHAAEFSGVSKSFHQVKAVDGLELSVGRGRITALLGPNGSGKSTLIDMLLGLLRPDHGRVEVFGKAPDAAVRAGLVGAMRQDGAFPASAKVREVLELARRLYPRPALLSELTEVADIGGLLSRRVDRLSGGQLQRVRFAFAAAGAPGLLVLDEPTAAMDVEARARFWEGIRSWAERGRSVLFSTHYLEEADAAADRIVVMNRGRILAEGTGEEIKRTVGRRTVSFRTDGPPPAGVELLPGVCGVERRHDRVRLYTTDSDATVHAVLSGDFAARDLELSGSSLEEAFRALTTGTAHQAVQEVKH
- a CDS encoding sensor histidine kinase, which produces MSLRFGPGVKTAGGPGEPASSRGAVVGTTVGLIPLFGLVPSLSASDSPLVTVLAAACALVLFAASQVMLAWSYHSARLDQRFRFALLVPLAALSVALPLWLGKDWTILLPYLSATAAVAVPARLTLPALATSAALAVFVAGRTGADTTALAVMTTAVGLAMTTYRRILDLNAELRCTRRALARAAVAEERLRFSRDMHDTLGHSLLQLTLRAEVTRRLYRAGGTDVEAELQQIEDMGRQCLEQVREAVTGYRRLSLSAVIEEARTTLADAGVTVTVDAAAGRLPETVETALSWVAREALTNVARHSRAANCRVVLRSEDGRALLQVLDDGTGPARSVRHSRPGTGGNGLAGLAERVTALDGRLRTGAAPGGGFRLQATIPLAAADRARETT
- a CDS encoding ABC transporter permease, producing MLTRHYLRFELRRLRRDPKFVVLTVAMPALLYLMFSTVGGPGAPGAGYAPDAAVMAGMACHGVLMVTLTNGVNIALDRNIGWAAQLRTTPLRATQIVIGKGGSGLLLSLLSLLAVFLIGGTAHGIRLSAAQWLEIGAITWLGSLPFALLGMALGFLVSPTTSGPTVMACVIGMSALGGLWVPARLFPESLQHVSEALPTNHWVHLSQALLEGGASRMSELSDLAVLGGWTVGFALLAGFAFRREVTR
- a CDS encoding LysR family transcriptional regulator, with protein sequence MELRHLRCLVAIVDAGGFTDAAIDLGISQAAVSRTLGSLEDSLGVRLLHRTSRNVLPTTAGVQVLARARTVLAEADNLIREATTGHTRLRIGHAWSAMGRHTAEYQRRWAARHPDVELHLVRTNSPTGGLAEGLCDLAVVRTAFDDARFASAVVGRERRYCAMADDDPWVTRRSIALADIRERTLLIDRRTGTTTADLWPASARPVVEYTQDIDDWLALITTGRSVGITPESTVNQYRRDGIVFRRLRDATPIAVHLIWRRQDPHPATHAAVALLTDLYQRGK